A region from the Clostridium beijerinckii genome encodes:
- a CDS encoding amino acid permease, producing the protein MLTKFLDVLLGEPLANEQGSHEKYNIPFGLAIMASDAISSVAYAAQEILFVLIVLGTLAYQWLTWTSFMIIGLLIILTISYIQIIRAYPQGGGAYKVAKENIGTKAGLAAGAGLIISYILTVAVSASAGADAIISAFSGLVEYKVVFVLVIIVVLTILNLRGISESSKIFAIPTYIFIFSMIFMILYGLFKYFVLNIHPEPMYSIPTKATEGLSIFLILRAFSSGCSALTGVEAVSNSVPNFQEPSQKNAKTVMILLAALIFFIFGGTSVLAIFYTAVPIVNGPTVISQIAFGVFNNGIMYYIIQFSTALILLMACNTSYTGFPMLMYIEGKDGFVPRQFTIRGKRLSFSFGIIALSFIACLLVIIFKADTHRLIPLYAVGVFISFTLGQFGMVNHWRKERSTGWVKRAIINGFGALVTLLTTVIILAEKFSEGAFIVVILIIIIIAVQLKIKTHYNKVACGLSISQLNLKSVDLKIKYTHIVIVPIASLNKATIGALQYAQSISGNVIALNISTDMEAMERLKQRWSELDTDILLVAKYSPFRAVVTPLLKNIELIANAKAKDEKITVIVPQFVTYGHWSKALHNHTSFFIRETLLKNNNIIVSTFPYHLVDEDVSKLDH; encoded by the coding sequence ATGCTTACAAAATTTTTAGATGTTTTATTAGGAGAACCGTTAGCTAATGAACAAGGTAGTCACGAAAAGTACAATATTCCTTTTGGACTGGCAATTATGGCTAGTGATGCAATATCATCTGTGGCGTATGCTGCTCAGGAAATTCTTTTTGTTTTAATCGTTCTAGGCACGCTGGCTTATCAATGGTTAACATGGACTTCATTTATGATTATAGGATTATTAATTATATTAACAATTTCATATATTCAAATTATTAGAGCATACCCTCAAGGAGGAGGAGCTTATAAGGTTGCAAAAGAAAATATAGGTACTAAGGCAGGACTCGCAGCTGGTGCAGGACTAATAATTAGTTACATACTTACAGTTGCAGTTAGTGCTAGTGCAGGGGCAGATGCTATTATTTCTGCATTTAGCGGATTAGTAGAATATAAAGTTGTATTTGTTTTAGTTATAATTGTAGTTTTAACTATTTTAAATTTAAGAGGTATAAGTGAATCTTCAAAAATTTTTGCCATACCTACGTATATTTTTATTTTTAGTATGATTTTCATGATTCTTTATGGTTTGTTTAAGTATTTTGTACTAAATATTCATCCAGAGCCTATGTATTCTATTCCTACAAAGGCTACAGAAGGTTTATCAATATTTCTTATTTTAAGAGCCTTTTCTTCTGGTTGTTCTGCATTAACTGGTGTAGAGGCAGTAAGTAATTCAGTTCCTAATTTTCAGGAACCGAGCCAAAAAAATGCAAAGACAGTTATGATATTATTAGCAGCTTTAATATTTTTCATATTTGGGGGTACTTCAGTACTTGCAATATTTTATACGGCTGTGCCAATTGTAAATGGGCCTACTGTTATTTCACAAATAGCTTTTGGTGTTTTCAATAATGGAATAATGTATTATATTATACAATTTAGTACAGCATTAATTTTGCTTATGGCATGTAATACATCATACACAGGTTTTCCAATGCTTATGTATATAGAAGGAAAGGATGGTTTTGTTCCTAGACAATTTACTATTAGAGGCAAAAGGCTTAGCTTTTCTTTTGGAATTATTGCTTTATCATTTATAGCTTGTCTTCTAGTTATTATATTCAAAGCAGATACTCATAGATTGATTCCATTATATGCAGTAGGAGTATTTATATCATTTACTTTAGGTCAATTTGGTATGGTAAACCATTGGAGAAAAGAACGAAGTACAGGTTGGGTAAAACGTGCTATTATTAATGGATTCGGTGCTTTGGTTACTTTATTAACAACAGTAATAATTTTAGCAGAGAAATTTAGTGAGGGTGCATTTATAGTTGTAATTCTAATTATAATTATAATTGCAGTACAGTTAAAAATTAAAACTCACTATAATAAAGTTGCTTGTGGATTAAGTATTAGTCAACTAAATTTAAAGAGTGTAGATTTAAAAATAAAGTACACTCATATTGTAATAGTTCCAATTGCCAGCTTAAACAAGGCAACTATAGGTGCACTTCAGTATGCTCAAAGTATAAGTGGAAATGTTATTGCGCTTAATATTTCAACAGATATGGAAGCAATGGAAAGGCTAAAACAGAGATGGAGTGAACTGGATACGGATATACTACTTGTTGCAAAATACTCTCCATTTAGAGCTGTAGTTACTCCTCTTTTAAAGAATATAGAACTAATTGCAAATGCAAAAGCTAAAGATGAAAAAATAACAGTAATTGTACCTCAATTTGTTACTTATGGACATTGGAGTAAGGCTTTACATAACCATACAAGTTTCTTTATTAGGGAAACCTTATTGAAGAACAATAATATAATAGTATCTACTTTTCCTTATCATTTAGTAGATGAAGATGTTTCTAAATTAGACCATTGA
- a CDS encoding transcription elongation factor GreA, protein MNNKLTEENIKSLRDELEYRMTVKRAEIAKEKLVAAAHGDRSENAEYKEACANYRENDNRIQYLLTMISTATVIDDKNVDKSILGLNSKARIKFIDDEYEAIVTLVTTMDLDPENMLISIESDLGKALLGKRIGDIVEVNAPGEKYTIEILELLTQ, encoded by the coding sequence ATGAATAATAAACTAACAGAAGAAAATATTAAAAGTTTAAGAGATGAATTAGAATATAGGATGACAGTAAAAAGAGCTGAAATAGCAAAAGAAAAATTAGTAGCTGCTGCACATGGCGATAGGTCAGAAAATGCGGAATATAAAGAAGCCTGTGCAAACTATAGAGAAAATGATAATAGAATCCAATATTTGTTAACTATGATTTCAACAGCAACTGTAATAGATGATAAGAATGTTGATAAATCAATATTAGGTCTTAATAGTAAAGCTAGAATTAAATTTATAGATGATGAATATGAAGCTATTGTAACATTAGTAACTACTATGGATTTAGACCCTGAAAATATGCTTATAAGTATAGAATCAGATTTAGGAAAAGCATTATTAGGCAAAAGAATTGGAGATATAGTTGAAGTTAATGCTCCAGGAGAAAAATATACAATAGAAATATTAGAATTATTAACTCAATAA
- a CDS encoding transcription antiterminator BglG: MFRVIKALNHNGVLAIDMDTNKEHILLGKGIGFGKKVNERMEAPEDTHIYLLQQETERGSTKEIINNIEPKFLEIASAIITEAQKKFKEVDENILCPLADHIAFAVKRIKNNEHISNPLTPDIRALFSEEYEVACKGKDIIKEAVDVEINEDEIGYIALHIHSSLGNEKISQAMEMAMLVRSCITSIEKNIGKTIDIESLSYNRLMSHIKYMTARTLKGEVLKLDMNDYIKERFKKSFKIAEDICKKLGSELNKEIKEVEIGYLAIHIERVFSDELKE, encoded by the coding sequence ATGTTCAGAGTGATAAAGGCATTAAATCATAATGGGGTACTGGCTATAGATATGGATACGAATAAGGAACATATATTGCTTGGAAAAGGTATAGGTTTTGGGAAAAAGGTGAATGAACGTATGGAAGCACCGGAGGATACCCATATATATCTATTGCAACAAGAAACAGAAAGAGGTTCAACTAAAGAGATAATAAATAATATTGAACCAAAGTTTTTAGAAATTGCCAGTGCTATCATTACGGAAGCACAAAAAAAATTTAAAGAAGTAGATGAGAACATTTTATGCCCTCTTGCAGATCATATTGCATTTGCAGTTAAAAGAATAAAAAATAATGAACATATAAGCAATCCTTTAACACCAGACATTAGAGCTTTATTCTCAGAAGAATATGAAGTAGCATGCAAGGGAAAAGACATCATAAAAGAAGCAGTAGATGTTGAGATAAATGAAGATGAGATTGGTTATATAGCACTTCATATTCATTCAAGCCTGGGAAATGAAAAAATATCGCAGGCAATGGAAATGGCAATGCTTGTCAGAAGTTGTATTACATCTATTGAAAAGAACATTGGAAAGACAATAGATATTGAATCTTTATCCTATAATCGTCTTATGAGTCATATTAAATATATGACAGCAAGAACATTAAAGGGTGAAGTATTAAAGCTTGATATGAATGATTATATTAAGGAACGGTTTAAAAAGTCATTTAAAATTGCTGAAGATATCTGCAAAAAATTAGGCAGTGAATTAAACAAAGAAATTAAAGAAGTAGAAATTGGATATCTTGCAATACATATTGAAAGAGTATTTTCAGATGAATTAAAGGAATAA
- a CDS encoding PTS glucose transporter subunit IIA, whose amino-acid sequence MKDKIFGVLQRVGRSFMLPIAILPVAGLFLGVGGSFTNATMLEAYGLTNLIGPGTFVYSILSVMNAAGSVVFGNLPLLFAMGVAIGMSKKEKEVAALAAAIAFFIMHASIGAMININGGTDVLLSGAATSVLGITSLQMGVFGGIIVGLGVAALHNRFYKIELPQVLSFFGGTRFVPIVSAVTYLIVGILMFYAWPPVQAGIYKVGEIVLASGYAGTWVYGLMERLLIPFGLHHVFYLPFWQTAVGGTAEVGGKVIEGAQNIFFAELATPGITHFSISATRFMSGKFPLMIFGLPGAALAMYRCARPEKRKQVGGLLLSAALTSMLTGITEPIEFTFLFVAPLLYGIHCVFAGLAYMFMHMLNVGVGMTFSGGFIDLFLFGILQGNAKTSWIWVIVVGVVYFVVYYLLFSLLIKKLDLKTPGRDDNEEVKLYNRSDLEAKKNADNVDELSAMICQGLGGKKNISDVDCCATRLRCTVHKSELVNEALLKQSGASGLIHKGVGVQIIYGPRVTVIKSNLEDYLVIAPNEEVSINTVEENKEEKVQEKEIQEKVINTIILNSPLTGVAKDLSEAPDAAFANKMMGDGVVVIPTDGTVVAPADGEISFVFPSKHAVGLTTINGLELLIHIGIDTVNLDGKGFETFVKDGDKVKMGDKLLSFDLEFIKANAPSIASPIICTALSNKQKVRLLNAGEIKAGEAIIAIDVFE is encoded by the coding sequence ATGAAAGACAAAATTTTTGGTGTTTTACAACGTGTAGGAAGATCATTTATGCTTCCAATTGCAATTTTACCAGTTGCGGGACTATTTTTAGGTGTAGGTGGCTCATTTACTAATGCAACAATGCTTGAAGCTTATGGGCTTACTAATTTAATCGGACCTGGTACATTTGTTTATTCAATTCTTTCTGTAATGAATGCTGCAGGAAGTGTAGTGTTTGGAAATTTGCCTTTACTATTTGCAATGGGTGTTGCAATAGGTATGTCAAAAAAAGAAAAAGAAGTTGCAGCACTAGCCGCAGCAATTGCATTCTTTATTATGCATGCATCAATAGGTGCTATGATTAATATTAATGGTGGTACTGATGTTCTTCTTAGCGGTGCAGCAACTTCAGTACTTGGTATTACTTCGTTACAAATGGGCGTTTTTGGTGGCATTATTGTAGGACTTGGTGTAGCAGCACTACATAATAGATTTTACAAAATTGAATTACCACAGGTATTATCATTCTTTGGTGGAACTAGATTTGTGCCAATTGTAAGTGCAGTAACATATTTAATTGTTGGAATCTTAATGTTTTATGCTTGGCCTCCAGTTCAAGCAGGTATTTATAAAGTTGGAGAGATAGTACTCGCATCAGGTTATGCAGGAACATGGGTTTATGGTTTAATGGAACGTTTATTAATACCTTTTGGTCTTCATCATGTATTCTATTTACCATTCTGGCAAACAGCAGTTGGTGGTACAGCTGAAGTTGGTGGAAAGGTTATCGAAGGAGCTCAAAATATTTTCTTTGCAGAACTTGCGACTCCAGGAATAACGCATTTTAGTATTTCTGCAACAAGATTTATGTCAGGTAAATTTCCACTTATGATATTTGGTTTACCTGGAGCAGCACTTGCAATGTACAGATGTGCTAGACCAGAAAAGAGAAAACAAGTAGGCGGATTGTTACTATCTGCAGCATTGACTTCAATGCTTACAGGTATTACAGAACCAATTGAATTTACATTTTTATTTGTTGCACCATTATTATATGGAATTCACTGTGTATTTGCAGGACTTGCATATATGTTTATGCACATGTTGAACGTTGGAGTAGGTATGACCTTCTCTGGTGGATTTATTGATTTATTTCTATTTGGTATCTTACAAGGAAATGCAAAGACAAGTTGGATATGGGTTATAGTTGTAGGTGTTGTATATTTTGTAGTATACTATTTATTATTCTCTTTATTAATTAAGAAATTAGATTTAAAGACTCCAGGACGTGATGATAATGAAGAAGTGAAACTTTACAATAGAAGTGATCTAGAAGCAAAGAAAAATGCTGATAATGTAGATGAACTTTCAGCTATGATATGTCAAGGTCTTGGTGGAAAGAAGAATATTTCAGATGTTGACTGTTGTGCAACAAGATTACGTTGTACAGTACATAAATCGGAATTAGTAAATGAAGCGTTATTAAAACAATCAGGAGCTTCAGGATTAATCCATAAAGGTGTTGGAGTTCAAATTATATATGGACCAAGAGTAACAGTTATAAAATCAAATTTAGAAGATTACTTAGTTATAGCTCCAAATGAAGAAGTTTCTATAAATACAGTAGAAGAAAATAAAGAAGAAAAAGTACAAGAAAAAGAAATTCAAGAAAAAGTTATTAATACAATAATCTTAAACAGTCCATTAACAGGTGTTGCTAAAGATTTATCAGAAGCTCCAGATGCAGCATTTGCAAACAAGATGATGGGAGATGGAGTTGTAGTTATTCCAACTGATGGTACTGTTGTAGCACCAGCAGATGGAGAAATAAGTTTTGTATTTCCATCAAAACATGCAGTAGGATTAACAACAATTAATGGACTTGAATTACTTATTCATATAGGTATAGATACAGTAAATCTAGATGGAAAAGGCTTTGAAACTTTTGTAAAAGATGGAGATAAGGTAAAGATGGGTGATAAATTATTAAGTTTTGACTTAGAATTCATAAAAGCTAATGCACCATCTATTGCATCACCAATAATTTGCACAGCATTAAGCAATAAACAAAAAGTACGTTTATTAAATGCAGGTGAGATAAAAGCTGGAGAAGCAATAATCGCCATTGATGTATTTGAATAA